The stretch of DNA GGGTGGGGACCGGTGGTTTCCTGCATATTATCAGGAGTGGCACCAGCTTTGGGAGAACCGGCATCAGTCAGTCATATGGGTCGATCGAGTCCTCGACCCTGGTCCATCAGCAGATTACCTAGAGTGGTGGTGCCGTGTGGCGCACAGGTTCCTATCCCCAGATGTAGCATTTCAGGATCCGAGGCCGATTGTGTTGACTGAGGAGGCGCGTCACAGAGGGTCGTCCCAGGCACCTCCTAGAGTGCATGTTTATGACAGACCAGATAACAGACGAGTCGATCGGCGTCGCCGTATTGGGACCCGGACCACCGATCGCGAGTGGAGGGAGTTTGCCGACCGATTGGAGCAGGACGTTCCTGGAGCTGAGGCTGGGGATCCAGTGGACTACCGTGTTCCTCGACGTAGAGGCAGACGGCCACCTGCGCGGCCTGACCGTCGAGGTGCGCCTGATGGAGGACCATCCGAGCAGGGGGGCGGCATTGGTCACGTGGCCGCTGAGGATGTAGTTGGATCAGCATCAGCTATGGATCAGCCGACGTTCGACGTGGGTTCTAGCTCACAGTTGTTTGGGAACGTGAGCCCATATGGTTTTGCCGAGTTTACGACCGCGGCTGTTGGGGTGGACATTGCTGATCCTGTTACTGAGTCCGAGTTTTACAGAGACATAGCTGACATGCTTAGGGATGATGATCAGACCCATTATAGGCCATAGATGCCTGAGGAGCATGCCCAATTTAGTGCTCAGCAGCCACGCAGTGACGATGTTCAGGCTCAATTGGCAGTTGACCTGAACGAGCCAGCAGTTTCGCCGTCCGACCCATGGTTTGCTTTAGGAGGGACACCTGCCTCCGCTTTCAGCGCGGCTCCCGCACACCCCACAGCACCAGCGGCAGATCACAGACCTAGGCGGGTTAGACGTCCTCCTTTGTGTGGCACCGGAGGGCACTTGCTTGGCCAGTTCGACGATGATGACAGTGACACCATTGAGGATTCTGATTAGTTATGTTATATGTTCCTGTCCAGtactttctttgtttatttatgTATTGATCATGCTAGTTACTTTATGTATTGAGCATGCTAATTAGTTTGTGTATTGGGCATGCTAGTTAGTGTTTATGGATTTCGGACTTAttgttaaatattatttatcttttgacCACGTAGTTTAACCTGCTTCAGAATATTTGATGTGTTCCTCTATGGTTTATATTATAATGCACATTATGAAAGATGTCTAAAGTGGTTTAATGAAACTGATAAAATAACAGGAGTTTATTATACTGAgattttgttgttgatgaaACATGTTGACGGTGACATACTTAACCAACGATGCATTACTAACATTATTTAGACCATGAAACAAATGAGACAGCATAGAAGGGGGTTACACGACATGAGATCTACGCATCCCCTCCACCACTATGTGTTCGCTGGTGACAGTTCCTTCGCGTATGCCCAGGCTGACGGCATAGCCCAGAACGTTTCGGCTGATTCTCTTGAGACTGATCCATGCTTCTACGGATCCTGGTTGCCTTTGGACGACCTTCCTTTGCACGCCGCAGATTAGGGTCAGGAATGATGGTTGGGCCAGCATATGGAGGCCATAGGCCTTCAGGAATAGGTGGGAGAAACCCCTGCTTGTAAACGTTGAACACCTCAGTCATACGATACACTTCGTGAACATATGACGCCCAGTTTAGCCGGGAGTAGGCGCAACAGGCAATGGCGTGGCAACATGGATAATGCAGCGCCTGGAAGTGACCACAGTCGCATCGGTGATCTTTAAGGGAAACTCTATAGCTACCAAGAGAGAACGTTCCCGTTGGTGTTGTCTCAGCCACGGTGTACTCGGACTGATGCCTGTCGTATAATGTCACAGTAAAGCACCTGGAGTCTCTAAGGTTCCGATCAATAGCCTTGACCAATGCCTGACAGAATTCATGGCCGGATCCGAGTTGTGCCTCTGCTGTTTGTCCCCGGACCACAAATAGCTGAGCAAGCCTCCCGTAGGTTGACTTAACCAACGATGTGACCGGCAGGTTGTGAGTTCCCTTTAGCACGGAGTTCACACATTCACTGATGTTTGTGGTCATGTGCCCGAACCGTCGACCAGCATCCTCATGTTGGGTCCATTTGTCATACTCCATACGGTTGGCCCAGTCACACATTGCTGGATTCTCAGTCCGCATGATGTCGAACCAGTAGTAAAACTCTGCCTCAGTCTTGGCGTAGGCAGCATTGACCAGTAACCGCCTTGAGTCCTTACCTTTGAACGTTAGGGCGAAATCGCTGCCACATGCCTTATACAGTAGGCCCGGAAAGCACGAGGAGGTAGCCATCCAGTCTCAGGTGCCTCAAGGGCCGCCTTGATCCCATTATGCCTGTCTGAGATAACAAGGATACCCTCCAGAGGAGTCACATGCTCTCGGAGGTTGGACAAGAAGAATGACCACGACTCTGCATTTTCCCCCTCCACAAGGGCAAATGCTATCGGCAAGATGTTCGAGTTTCCGTCCTGAGCTATCGCCAACAGCAGCGTCCCTCCATACTTCCCATACAAGTGGGTACCATCAATACTGACGAGTGACTTGCAATGCCGGAATGCCTCGATACAGGGTGGAAATGTCCAGAAAAGTCGGTGAAAGTACACCGTCGACTCATCAACCCCACCACCAATCTGAACCGGAGACGTCTTCAGCACCGTGATTGTTCCCGGCATTGTCGCCTGGATCCCTAGCATCCAACGGGGCAACTCCGCGTAAGACTCTTCCCAATCTCCATATATTTGTGCCACTGCCTTCTGCTTAGCCATCCAAACTTTCCTGTAACTAGGCCTGAAACCGTAATCAGCTTCTGTCGCTTGTTGAAGTACCTTTACCGTAACCGCAGCATCCGCCCTAACCATAGGAAGAATCCTCGCACATATAACGTTATAATCCAGCTGACGGTGATCACTTGAAATAGAAGTTGCGAGGCACGTGTGTGGCCCGTTGTACCTCCTAACATCCCAAGTTCCCTTTCACAAATTCTGTAGAAGATCTACCCACTCTGTTACCACTGTCTTCCTGTTGACCAAGAGCTTCCAAGTTTAGTGTGGAGAAGTGTGGAAGGTATTGATGAGAACCAGAACTTGAAGGCCGATGCTGCGCATGTGGATCGCCGCCTGTGTTTTCGTCGCTGTCACCATCGATATCAACAG from Arachis duranensis cultivar V14167 chromosome 4, aradu.V14167.gnm2.J7QH, whole genome shotgun sequence encodes:
- the LOC110280576 gene encoding uncharacterized protein LOC110280576 — encoded protein: MVRADAAVTVKVLQQATEADYGFRPSYRKVWMAKQKAVAQIYGDWEESYAELPRWMLGIQATMPGTITVLKTSPVQIGGGVDESTVYFHRLFWTFPPCIEAFRHCKSLVSIDGTHLYGKYGGTLLLAIAQDGNSNILPIAFALVEGENAESWSFFLSNLREHVTPLEGILVISDRHNGIKAALEAPETGWLPPRAFRAYCKDSRRLLVNAAYAKTEAEFYYWFDIMRTENPAMCDWANRMEYDKWTQHEDAGRRFGHMTTNISECVNSVLKGTHNLPVTSLVKSTYGRLAQLFVVRGQTAEAQLGSGHEFCQALVKAIDRNLRDSRCFTVTLYDRHQSEYTVAETTPTGTFSLGSYRVSLKDHRCDCGHFQALHYPCCHAIACCAYSRLNWASYVHEVYRMTEVFNVYKQGFLPPIPEGLWPPYAGPTIIPDPNLRRAKEGRPKATRIRRSMDQSQENQPKRSGLCRQPGHTRRNCHQRTHSGGGDA